ACCTACTTAGCATACATTTCATAAACAAGAAAAATCAGTGCAGAGCGGTCGGATGCAGCGCTCTCTTGTGACTTTTCTGTAAACTTTCACTCCTTGCCACGAGGTGGAGAATGCCAGAACACAAATTACACGCTTTTCCAACACATAGGAGGTGCTTTCACAGCGATGGTATTGGTGGCTTCCCTTGGACTTGCATGCCaaaagcatctctgctgtgatAGGAGCAGGTGATGCTGAGGAAGAGGTGGGGCAGGAACCAAGTGTGTTCAGTGCCGGACTGTTTGTAAAATGCTCCTGTTTATAGAAGAAAGGAGGACTTCTGCATGCTGAATATTGAAAACTACCCCACTGCTAGGCGTCCTCGAGTTCCCCATTGCATGGGAGCCTGCAAAGCGCATTCCTTTCTCCtcagccacctcctccagcagcagcaggactagAGTGACAGCCACGGCCCCTGCAGCTGCGAGTCCTGGCTGGAAGCCCAGCAGGATCAGGCCAGCGTCACGGAGACCCCAGTTCACGACCTGGACATccctttggcagctctgctcctcgcTGTTCCTCAGCATGAGGCAAATTACCCTGGAGAAAGGGGCTCTTCGCTTAATTAAGCAGGGCCTGTACCCATAAATAACTTCAGGAGGACTCGCCTTAAGGTGTAGCCTGAGATAAACAACTCCTCCTCACTTCTTGCCTAGGGTACCTTGACTCCTGCATGCCGTCATGCCCTtaagggcgcggggggggggggggggggggggcacagactCTGGCTGAAGAAAGACCCCATCCAAGTACTTTTCGTCCGCTTTCACAGCACTGGAAGGCCCTTCGCAGGTTTTTACCCTCCGACTTGTTTGCCCTCCCGTAGTCCTttggtaaggatttttttttttttttaagagaaaaagacTGATTTCTGTGGGGAACAGCAGCCAGCCCGTAGAGGGCCAGCCCTGAGGGCTGCGCGGCAGCAGGCGGGAAGCCCTGACCCCTGCGAGAGACCCCGAGCCCTCAGAGGGACCCCGATCCCTCTGAGAGAGCCCCAAGCCCTCAGAGGGACCCCGACCCCTCAGTGGCCCGGGTcggcggggctcggggccgcGCCCCTCCTCAGCCCCCGGTGCTGCGGAGCAGGCACCTCCGGGCAGCTACCGCGGACCCTCACAAGCGCTTGAGGGACCGCTATTCACTCCCAAACCGGGCGCGGCCGCGGGCAGCGTCTCACACTgcgggcccgcccggccccgctgaggGAGCGGACATCCCCGCCGACTGTGCGCCGGAAATAGCGCTCCGCTGCGGCCGCTTCTCCCGGAACTCCGTGCGCAGCCGCTGTTTCCGGGGGGGCCGCCTTAGCGGGCAGGTCGGTGCGGGCCCACGCGGCGGGCCGGGTGAGTGGCAGTGGCGGTGCTGGGCGGTGGGAGCAGCCCCCCGGGGGgatcctctcctcctcctcctcctcctcctcctcctggggcgTGGGGCCGGCCTGCGGCGTGCTCCCTGCCGCGGGGGCGATGGGGGTCGGCTTTCCGTGGGGTCCGGTGGCGGCCCGCCCGGGGACCCGCGTCCTGCCGGGCCCTGCGGCCGCGGAGGCCCCGGCCAGCGCGCAGGGCCTGGGCTCAGCCCAGGCGCTGCTGTACCCCGGGCAGGCCGTGAATTAGCTGCTCTCGGAGGTGGTTGGGTCGCGTTTACGCGGTGCGGTTGTTCTCTCGCAGGTGTGCTGTGGACGTGTGCTGTACGTGCTAACTGCGCTTTCTTCCTATGTCAGCTGGGCACAGCGTCACGCAATCTACGTCCTATTGGTTGTAAGCGGTTGTTGAAAGAGCGAGatggaggaaaaagagaagaagaagcatCGCGCAAAGCATAGTGGCccaaaggcagagaagaaaaggaaacgtTATCTCAGTGATCTCGGAATAGGAGACGAGGAGAATGCACGGAAGAGAAACCCCAAAGCCTTTACGGTACAGTCTGCTATGCGGATGGCCAGAACTTTCCATAGGTAAGCAGTGGGAATTGCTGACAGAGCACGCAAGGTCGGCTGGGTGGATAGACGTTGGCTGGGGTTTCTTTGTTAGTTTGTGTAGGCACGTACATGGTGTAATGCTTGCTGGTGTACTCAGATAGCtttcatagaatagttggggttggaagggactgttaCAGGTCATCTAATacagcccccctgcaatgagcagggacatcttcagctcagCCCGTGTTGTATTTTATGCGTGTGTCAGCAGTGTGTTACTTTGTACAGTTGTGTTGGTCTTAATGGAAATAATTGTGTATAGCTGTAGCTCCTTAGACTTGGTGGGAGTGCCGCATACGTGTTAATATCTGGGCTCTTGGTGAACCTGTGTGTCCAAACCCTTGAAATTACTGAAGACTTTCAAAGAATGAATGTCACTGTTTTTTAAGTTCTTGTATCTATTTACTGCAAATTTCTTCTCAGAACTCAGGATTTGAAGACTAAAAAGCATCACATTCCTGTGGTTGACCGTACTCCTTTGGAGCCACCTCCTGTGGTGGTGGTTGTAGTCGGCCCTCCCAAGGTTGGGAAGAGCACCGTGATAAAATGTCTCATTAAGAACTTCACAAGGCAAAAACTGGTTGAAATCCGGGGTCCTGTTACAATTGTTTCAGGTGAGAGCAAAGATATGAGAAATGGAAATGCCTGTCTTGCACtcgtatttgttttgcttttagagCTGGGACATGTTCATGGTCTCATAATTAGTGGTCATTTTTAAGGAATCATTTGGATGTGTTGCGAGGCATACATATTAACAGTAAGACAATAGTGAGATTTAGGCTCTTGGGGGACTTGTCCCTCTAAACTTGTTTTCCACCCTGCTGGGAGCCAAATTCTGGAGTTGTTttcctttctggctttttttccccagtttcttcCATCCTCCAGACTTTTCCCAAGTTTTCCTTTTCCACTGggttctgttttcccttttgaaCTGTTTTTCTCTGGCCTCATCCTAACCGCTACACGTGTTTCTCATTCTTTCACGTTCCTTGTCATATAATCCCATCTTTGTGTCCCTTTCTTTCTTAAGCCAAGAATTAATTTGCCTAGCCATTTCCAATTATGTTTTCCACCTCACCCCCTGGtcagttccttttcttttttgttaagttTTCAGTCCCAGTTTCCACTTGTCTTCAGTCTTTTCCCTTCATACTTTTCCCTGAATATTGACAGGAGGTTCATTGAGGTTCTAGTGGGAGCACAGCCCACAGCAGCTCAAGGAACTGGTTTGTAAGGGCAATCTTGCCTGGATGCAGACAACTGTATGTTTGGTGCAGGTAGGCTCTTCAGAGACTTCAACTAATAGATCTTTCTGCAAGGAATAGCTGACAAAtatgggaaagaaaaaatgaaaagcacaatTCGTGTGTTAAATTTGATTTCCTGATTGGTCTGCTGGGACTCAAGGGTTGAATTTTCCAGTTAAtaacctgaaaaaaacccccacatgaTACCTGTTTCTATAGTTTAAATTTAAAGTTGTTATTTCTGATGTGTGAAGCTCAGTTAGCTAACTCAAGTTAATCAAGCCAAGTTAACAGTGGGTACTTTTTTCTCATTTGGATGCATGTTACAAAATTTTTTGATATGTAAAtctactccctttttttttttaaaggctagaACAGGATGTATTTTTCCTAATaataacaaagaacaaaaatgtgtGGTAAAATAAAATCCCCAAACATTCCCTTGGAAAACATGTACTCAACCTGATAATTTTAAACCAAACAGTTAAAATGTAGCAGAAttataaatatatgaaaacaGGCACTTCTGCCATGGTGCGTATTGGATGATCTATATGCTAGACAAGGATTTGAGTCCCGGATACTCTTTAGGAACTTCAGGAATGTGacctgaaaacaaaacagtggaCCAATTAGTTTACTCcctctgtttcagtttttgaTTCTTAATTCTGTTTTCAGGTAAAAAACGCAGACTAACTATTATTGAATGTGGATGTGACATTAACACAATGATTGACCTGGCTAAAGTTGCTGACTTGGTGAGTTAATAATGGCATGTGATTTCTACTATGATTTATCTTGGAAATACTGCGTTTGACTGGACTGCACCAATGTCTGATTTCTCTACCCATTGCTATCAAAGGCAAAACTGTCTTCGGTTTCAGAGAGAACAGGACTAAGCTCAAAAATAGGAATATGTATTAGTTTACTGGTTGGTTTTATTTGATGCACTCTGATGTCTCCATATTTGAAGATCGCTGTGTAGTAATGTGAGTGATTTCAGCGGAGTGTGGTCACTGTCATAGTTTGCTTGTAACTTTTGGTTCAGTGGATTGTGTCAAATGATCTTGAGGACCTAACGTGTGATCCATTTGTCTATTCAGATTTTTACTTCACATATGGGTTTGGAGTATATTATTCCTAGCTGATTGGAGTTTGGGATCCTTATCTAAATTTTAACTGTTTAAATACCTACATACATGTGTGCAATAATCCAGATATTGTTCTGCTTACATGCTTTGGGCATGAGGAAGGAAGttgtattaaaaaatgcaaagattttcTGTTAGTAGATGTGACGGATGTTTGAGATTCTGCATGCATGTGATGCTGAGAATCTGTTTGGTTTTACTGATAGGAGGCTGGGATTACCTAATCTCTTGCAGATCTCTGTCATCAGTTGCCCTGCATTTCAAGTTCTGAATTGCCGAGGCCCTGATATGACTTTGCTTCTATTTTCGTGTGACCGTTGGGTGCTGTTTTCCTGTGTCAGTGCATTTTAGTGATGCATAACAGTAGTTGCAATGTGTGAAGTAAGTTTGTCTCATTTCACCAAAAGACTTGGCATTAGAGGCATTAGTGCCTCCAAGACAAAGATataaaaactttattttctcAGGCATTCCTGCCAATACTGGAAGATACTGAATTTTGCAGATTTTAAATTCACGAAGTAAACGCCTGTTCAGACCTGATTTTGATACTGTAGGTTATTGCATTCACAGGGCAGCCTTGTTCTTCTATAGTTTTCTCAGAGACAACAAGCAAATTGAAACCCCACTAACTTCTAAAGCAGCTAAGATCAATACTTTAGTTAGAAAGCCAAAGTTGATTTTCAGGTTGTGTGAAAGCAAAGAATAAATTTTTTTGCAAGATTTTGGTTCCCAAGAAGCTTAAAGTGTGGTCTTTGAAATTAGCTCCTGTGGGCACCGTGGTATTGTTATAGTGAAATGCTGATGTTGTGTTTTCAGGTTCTGATGCTTATTGATGCCAGCTTTGGATTTGAGATGGAAACATTTGAATTCCTGAACATTTGTCAGGTACATGGCTTTCCCAAAATTATGGGAGTTCTTACCCACCTGGATACATTCAAGAACAACAAACAATtaaggaaaactaaaaaaaagttaaagcacAGATTCTGGACTGAAGTGTATCCGGTATGACATTCAACTTTCGTTTTTCCATATATTTTGCATGATGGAAGCTAGATTATAAGTGGAGCAATACTTACGTATTTATTATGTTCTTACATCTTGTGAATAATACCATAAATGGACAATGTTGATGTTGTATCAGATTATGTAATCTTTCTTCTATTTGCTAAATTGCTTGTGTAATTATTCTCTATCCCAGTGTGACTACCTACTAAATGTGTGATACCAGTAAAAAGGTCTGTTATGCAGGTGCTATGCAAGGAGGGTCTGCTTGTAGGTCGGAGAGACAAATTAACCTTTGTATGAGGTTTTCTGGATGTGAATTGTTTTCCCCCAGGATTTAGGGGGCAATTTTCACGTTGAAGGAAACTAGTTAGTTTGATCTTTTGGAGCCAGTTGTAACCTGCAATTTCCAATCATGATTTACACATTGGAATTgcattgttggttttttttttagttttgttggtattaaattgatttttaaagtttttatgtCTTTTTAATGCATTTAGGGTGCTAAGCTGTTCTATCTGTCTGGGATGGTTCATGGAGAATATCAAAAGCAGGAAATTCACAATTTGGGGCGTTTCATCTCAGTTATGAAATTCCGACCTCTTACTTGGCAAACGTCTCACCCGTATGTTCTCGCAGACAGGTGTGTACTTTTCTCTCTTGTTCAGTCTCAGCAGAGGTAGCACcttgctgttttaaaaacaatgtaATATTGGAGCCAGTCAGCTCTGTGTGTGAATGGGTATTTAGTGTTACCTAGATGGCTTTGGGGAAAGGAAAGCTTGCTCTTGAGGTTTGTGCCAGAAACTTCAGCCATTCAGCTTTCACTTGTATCACATCATGTAGGCCTTTGGTATATTGCAAATActtttgaaacacagaagaaaaaatcctGCTTGTTGACGATAATATTGAAtttctgtggggggaaaaaaccaaacaaactagaATTCCAGCATTTTTAACAACAGCTGTTGAATTAGTTCTCTGAGTTCCCTGGAACATCCCTTCCGCTCCGTCTCCACATACAGGATTTGATTCATGGTCTCTGTGGAGTGCGAAAGCAATCTTGATGGTGGCTGTGCCTACCTGAGAAATTACCTCACCTTTCATATTTTATTGCCAAAATGCTTACGGTTACGACTAAGCTCCCACAAGAATCCAAGGTGCCTCAAACAAGTCTCTTTCAAAGCTCTAGTTCTTTAGAAAAAATTGTCAGAGAAGCAGGTAAGCATTGTGCAAAGTCctgcaaaatacagaaagcagagagaggagaaaatgagaaaaaatattctgtagtCTTTCAGTAACATTGATTTAGGCTGCTAGAAATGTTACAATTATTTTGGATTTGGGTCAGTTCTACGCTGATCTGCAGCTAGAAAGTGTGTCCCGTCCTCTTCCTTCACTGCATGTTTGTGTTGCCTCCCTTGTGCAGTGTAGAAGGGAGTTTGGGAAGGAGTTTCCCCTTCATCTGCCTGAGAACAGCCAATCTTTCCCCTTTCCTGTGGTCATATTTGTGTTGCTCACTGTTGTTATTAGGGAAAAGAAGGTATTGTGTGGCTGCAGGGATTGCGTCTTTCAGCTTTCTTAGGGTGGGTGTCTGCTTTCCCTCTAGTGGAAAGATTGATTTGAGGAGGGTTGTGTGTGGAAAGTGTATGAACAGTAAATAAAATGTGCTGACAGCAGTACTTGTTTAGTGAAATGCCAGTAAGTCTTCTGGAAATATGTTGATGAACCTGATTATATGagttttaaaatagaatttaaaaatatttctgaaagatctttttttccacagatttttttcttgtgatagTTTTGTTTTGATTATTAGAGTCTGCAGAGCACGCAATGGCAGCCGTGATGCCGCAATCTTCTCTTcttgaattactttttttcaaaagttACTGTTGGGACTGCTGGATATATTCATACTTTTCTTTTTGACTGTTGGATAGAATGGAAGAGTTGACAAACCCAGAAGATGTTCGCATCAATCCCAAATGTGACAGGAAGATATCGCTTTATGGATACTTGAGAGGAGCacacctgaaaaataaaagtcaaattcaTATGCCAGGTAATTTGTCAGATGCTTAAAACTGTTTTTGTACTGATCTATGAATAACGACATTGCTGTTGCTATTTTTGTTGTGCAGTGATGTGTATCTTTAAACGGTAGGTTGTAAAATAGATCTTTCACCTCTCTACGTCATGCTTTTGGAACTTACTTTTcatgtttttataaaaataaatccttgtaaatagttttgcttttaattatgcAGTTTTATTACAGTGTTAAACACGATATTGGCAGTGTCTGAAGTTTGTTTCAAAGATGTTTCTCTTTAAAAGGTGCTTGAAGTGCAAAACATACGAGCCCTAACAGTGAAAAGTAAATTTGGCTTATGTAAAATTTCTCATATTCATTgaataaatttaatattttaaggGAATGATTTAAAAGcttaaattcagaaatattttaataataaatttacAGACTTAGTCAGAAAAGTGATATGCtgattttctcatttaaaaagaagcaaacaaacccAAAGCTTTTCAGTGTTCTGGTGAACTTACGTACACTTTTCTAAGTTCAGTGGTAAGGCAGAACAATTAGGTATTTGATACAGATCTCGCTGTTGATGAATTACTGAATGCTacagtgtttgtttgtttgtttttttctcttcatgatgAATTGTACAAATTCCAGAATGCAAACTTTGTGAAAACTTTATTGCTTCCCTTGTCTCTCATGCCAGGTGTCGGAGACTTTACTGTGAGTGATGTGAGTTTCCTACCAGACCCCTGTGCTCTACCCGAACAGCAGAAGAAGCGTTCGTtaaatgagaaagagaaactaGTCTATGCTCCTCTGTCAGGAGTTGGGGGAATTGTATATGATAAAGATGCTGTTTATATTGACCTTGGTGGAAGTCATGCTCATGAAAAAGAAGAGGTAAGGGAATGCTGTTGGTGATTTGAATTCTCTTGCAAAATGTAGTTTTTATCCTCAAAGTCAAAATAAGTGTTTAAAAATAAGCTTCTTTAAAACAACCAATCCTTATATATCTCTGGtggataatttctttttctcctccagtaATTTCAGATGAGGCATATTTTTATTATCTCTGTGTAAAAATATTGTGCAAAATATTCGAAGGATCAGTTATTAATAAGTACCTAAAGTTAGTTTCATAAACTTTACAAATATTGACTTAAAATTTATAAAAGCTCCTGGTACTGGGGTATTATCACTCTTATTTTGCAGGGCAGGGTGATTGTGGGAGAACACTTAACATTTGACTGGTCAAAGGGACCTGTGGAAATAATTTGCATATGAACAGATTGAATTCAGCTGTTTTCCCCTGTGTTGTGCTAAATGTTAAATACATTTGGGTCTGTGATTGCGTGCTTGCACTTATTTACGGTAGTGGTTGCATACTGCGAAGGAGGCCCTCTGATTTTCTGTGGGTGAATATTGTACGCATTTGGGAGATGTGAAGAGGGGAAGGGAGACCTTGCTATTCtgagaaaatgtttatttaaaatgttttggatttttttcttgcatatgcgtatttcttctgttttaggCAGATCAATGGCTCTGTTAGCTGTTCATTAAAcatttgtttattcattttaattgaaaagtgaaaaatcttGGCTTTCCAGGAGGAAGTGAGACCAAATCATGAACTAGTTCAGAGCCTCATCTCCACACATTCGGCCATTGATGTTAAGATGGCGTCAAGCAAGGTCTCTGTCTTCATGGACTCTAACCCCTTAGGTTCGGAAGATGTAGGACAAGAGTAAGTTTTGAATGCTGAGCAGTGTTTGATCATGAATGAATTTCTGATTTCAGGCTCTAATTTAAGAAAAATTCTCAGTAGAGCACCGTTAGTGGAATGGCTTATTGCCCAATTCTTCCACTTCTGAGACTACTCCTATGCCACGTGGGTATTTTGAGATAGGAATAATTGATATTAGAAAAGTTTTTCAAGCAGTGTAGTCCTGCCTTCCAGGAATTCCTTGCTGATATAGCCCTAAGTaacatgtttctgtttttcttcagagttttgGAGAATGGCAGTCATAATCTTCAGTAAAATTCATTGTACAACCTATTTTCATTCCATgaaaaatgaagaatatttttgaATGATTTGTGGCTGTACCATAAGATGTATTCTTGAATCAAGAGGCATTCCATACTGAAAGAACTCGATTGCCTTTTTAATGTTCTCCATAACCTTActctgaaaatatgtttttaattttttttttttaagaaatattaacACGAAGCTTAATTGTTGCATTAAAATTTCCTTGTACTTTACCATCTTACTCCAGTTGTGATCTTTGGGAAAACAGGTTTGTGATGCCAAAAGAAGAGAGACAGATTGATTCCAAGACTGGAAGAGTACGTCGCAAGGCATTATttgaagaagaggagaaagaaaatgatgaTGCAGTAAGTGATGAGGACGATGACCAagatgaggaagaagcagcaatGTCCGAGGATGGAAGCAATGGTGATGCTGAGGAAGAAAGTGACAGAGAGCTATTAGGGGAAGAGGTGGCTCTTGGGAGAGCCAAACATCTGAAAGCAGAGGTTGCTAAAGAGGAAGCTGTGAATGAACTGCCAGCATTTGCAGACAGTGATGATGATCTTGAGATGAGTtctgaaggagaagaaggaaaaactgcCCTTGAAGAGAATGAGATGGAGGAAGATGATGacgatgaggaggaggagcaaaGGACTTATGAAAATGAAAGCTCAGATAGTGAATTTGAGGCTGCAAGCAAAAGAGTAGCTGAATCTAAGCCATATGAAATAAATAGTGAAAAGAGATCGCAAGACTTGGATCacagtctgaaaagaaaagcagcactcACGACAGATTCGGGAAACTGCACAGCAGAAGAGGCATCAGAAGAGGCATCAGAATCCGAGGTTGAAAACTCCTCCCTCGATGAGGGCGATGGTGAAGAAGGATCGCATGATGAATTAGATGTTGAAGAGTCAGACAGGAAGGGATTTCAGCACACTCAAACGAAGGAAGCTGATAGTAATAGACAGACTAAACTTAAAGCTGTAGAAGCTGAGGATGACGATGTGGAGAATCTACTGAGAGAGGAAGAGGACTATgaagaaaaaatagatttttctgcTGACACGACAGGTAGACTATGAATGTTACAAACTTTTACTGTCCATTTTTAATTGGGTTCATTGTTAAAGGATATTATAATTAGTAAACATTATATAATGTTGTTTCTCAAATATATACATACAGTTGTTACATGGCACCTTCAAGTTAGGAGACCTGGGATTATGTGCTATTAAGCCTTTGATTTGCAATGTAGTATGCAGGTCTCAGGTTTCCTTCCTCTAAAATGGAGATGATTCATTTTATGAACTGCATTGATTCTGCATACATTTCTCTTTAATCTTTATGGCTACATGTGTAAAACAAATTATGATGCTCTATTACGTTTAGAAAGAATAAAACATTCTTGGGGGGAATGTTACTAAAATTTATGAACTACTTGCtgagtgctggaacaggttgcccagagaagctgtggaatctcaatccttggagatactcaaaagacATCTGGACATAGcgctgggcaacctgctctaggtcaCCTTCCTTGAGCAGTGgggctggacaagatgacctccagaagtcccttccaacctcaaccattctgcgaGTCTGTGAGGAGGATGTGTATCGTCATGGAGATAATCAAATCTGTTACTATTGCTAATAATCTCTTATAATTTTGTCCTAATACAAGgagtcatcagaaaaaaaatcaatgatatGTTTTGTTAGCCACAATTTATATTTCTGgagtatgaaaaaaagaaaatgtgggtTGTGTCTACACTTCTTAAGGCTGTTGTGGTCATGTTCGTATTTAAATTATTTGTGTAGCTTAtaattcttattctttttttggAAATAGAATGCAAATCTTTCCCTTTTTCAGGTGCACTTAAGTGGAAGGAGGACCTTATACAAAAGGCAGCTCAGGCCTTTCTAAGACAGCAGCGTTCAACCCCCAGTCTTCGTAAACTCATATATGGAACAGGTACAAGTTGGTTTGGTAACTTGTACTGTCTTAATATATGGTAGCTTTTTAACTGTTAGAAAGTTTGCAAGTCTGAATCCTTGAGCACGGGCTTTTGGTGGGAGGCTTGAGAGGAGTTAATTGACTTTTTTTGTTGCGGATAGTCATTTTCACTAATAATTGTAATAAAGACAGTTTTTACGTTGCTGATAAAAAGCATTTTGAGCTAATTTTTCACACTATTTGGTTGTTATTCACATTTTCTGGTACAACTGTTTCCCCCCCAGACATTTAAAGTTTGGTCATTTATATAATTACGTGGTAAAATACTGTGCAAATCCATTGTGGTAATTGGTCTGTTTCATAAAGGGATGTCGTTTGTTGGCTGTTTTCAGGAATTTCTGTCTCACAATGACTGAGAGTGGAATATTGTCCTAGATGTGACTTAGTATTATCGTGTCTGTAATAAGGGTGTTtgtcaagaaaaacaagaagccaGCTGGCTTAAAAGGAAAATTGCTATGTATGTAATTTGTTGTGTTTAATTGATGGCTTTTCCAGTAGTTGTCTGAGGGTACAAACCTCATCATGCAGAACCTCTgtagaagaaaatgagaatttgGCTTTTGTAAACCTTCCACAGCGCAGGAGCAGGAATATTTGCTGACAGATTCTCGAGTCCCGTATTCTTGTTTTACAGACTAGCTTAATGTAGTTTCTATTCACAGATTGTTTTGGTATTGTTTCTACTTAAGATATTGAGTGAACATCCTGTGTTTAATTATTGGGCAGTATTTTTTCAGATGGTTCCACTTATGTAAATAGAACCAGATTTCAGGTTGTTCAAAGAAATGAACTATGTGGAATTTGTAAAAGGAGTTACATGTTTCCATGTGGAACAACTGTCCAGCTGGAGTTCACTATGATCACAGTGTACAGCATCTCCCTGGTTGCTGCTCACCTTAAGTTGTCCTGGTGAGGATATTAATTTAGCTCTTACACTGGATCAGCGTACCTTTCTCTTGAGTCTTGTGTACTTTATTTTTagtttgcatctttttttcctcaaactaCTACTGCAGCAGGTATTGTGAAGCGTAAGTCAGAAGAGAGGTTGTTAATGAATGTAATCCATGTACTGTGGGGGAAATAATCACAGCTTGTATGTTTCATTTAGCTGTCGAGGATGAGGACCATGAGAGTGAGGATGCAGGTGATGAACTTGGAGGTTTGTTTCGTGTCAGCCGTCCAGACAAAGCGTCCAAACAGAAGGCTAATGCTCTTGACTGCTCCAAATTTCTGATAGAAAAGCTGCAAGATTGGGATTTAGAAGAGGTAATACCACTGGATAATTGCTTCTGCATATCCTGTACTAGTTATGTCCTGGCTGTGTCTCATAAAGTACTGCTGA
This sequence is a window from Opisthocomus hoazin isolate bOpiHoa1 chromosome 6, bOpiHoa1.hap1, whole genome shotgun sequence. Protein-coding genes within it:
- the BMS1 gene encoding ribosome biogenesis protein BMS1 homolog, with product MEEKEKKKHRAKHSGPKAEKKRKRYLSDLGIGDEENARKRNPKAFTVQSAMRMARTFHRTQDLKTKKHHIPVVDRTPLEPPPVVVVVVGPPKVGKSTVIKCLIKNFTRQKLVEIRGPVTIVSGKKRRLTIIECGCDINTMIDLAKVADLVLMLIDASFGFEMETFEFLNICQVHGFPKIMGVLTHLDTFKNNKQLRKTKKKLKHRFWTEVYPGAKLFYLSGMVHGEYQKQEIHNLGRFISVMKFRPLTWQTSHPYVLADRMEELTNPEDVRINPKCDRKISLYGYLRGAHLKNKSQIHMPGVGDFTVSDVSFLPDPCALPEQQKKRSLNEKEKLVYAPLSGVGGIVYDKDAVYIDLGGSHAHEKEEEEVRPNHELVQSLISTHSAIDVKMASSKVSVFMDSNPLGSEDVGQEFVMPKEERQIDSKTGRVRRKALFEEEEKENDDAVSDEDDDQDEEEAAMSEDGSNGDAEEESDRELLGEEVALGRAKHLKAEVAKEEAVNELPAFADSDDDLEMSSEGEEGKTALEENEMEEDDDDEEEEQRTYENESSDSEFEAASKRVAESKPYEINSEKRSQDLDHSLKRKAALTTDSGNCTAEEASEEASESEVENSSLDEGDGEEGSHDELDVEESDRKGFQHTQTKEADSNRQTKLKAVEAEDDDVENLLREEEDYEEKIDFSADTTGALKWKEDLIQKAAQAFLRQQRSTPSLRKLIYGTAVEDEDHESEDAGDELGGLFRVSRPDKASKQKANALDCSKFLIEKLQDWDLEEVMSSIRDCFVTGKWEDDKDAAKLLEEDEELYGDFEDLETGVVHKGKPAAEDDESGSEEEEEDRKTSKPEPEEEEKKKERMDKKRKLKEMFDAEYDEGDTTYFDDLKEEMHRQAQLNRAEFEDQGDETRVQYEGFRPGMYVRIEIENVPCEFVLNFDPHYPVILGGLGNSEGNVGYVQLRLKKHRWYKKILKTRDPLILSLGWRRFQTIPMFYIEDHNGRHRLLKYTPQHMHCGATFWGPITPQGTGFLAVQSVSGTTPDFRIAATGVVLDLDKSITIVKKLKLTGFPFKIFKNTSFIKGMFNSQLEVAKFEGAAIRTVSGIRGQIKKALRTPVGAFRATFEDKLLMSDIVFVRTWYPVSIPTFYNPVTSLLKAAGEKDSWSGMKTTGQLRHERGIKLKQNKDSLYKPIVREKRHFNKLHIPKALQKALPFKNKPKNVEKKGKTPKDQWRPAVIREPHEKKISALLSALSTVNNYKIRKAKVKRREQLKEYLKVKQKEDEQKFKRQKEAKKKVYRILGQREKKRQKSSLKGSGKGEKNM